A genome region from uncultured Roseibium sp. includes the following:
- the preA gene encoding NAD-dependent dihydropyrimidine dehydrogenase subunit PreA: MVDLRSDFVGIKSPNPFWLASAPPTDKEYNVVRAYKAGWGGVVWKTLGDGDPIVNVNGPRYGAVHGRDRQLLGLNNIELITDRPLEVNLQEIKRVKRDWKDRALVVSLMVPCEEANWVAILKQVEDTEADGVELNFGCPHGMSERGMGSAVGQVPEYIEMVTRWCKKHTRMPVIVKLTPNITDIRRPAQAAKDGGADAVSLINTINSIVSVDLDNMCPSPVIDGKGAHGGYCGPAVKPIALNMVAEIARDPALAGLPISGIGGVTTWRDAAEFISLGAGNVQVCTAAMTYGFKVVEDMIEGLKDWMDTAGYSSVSEVVGRAVPNCSDWQHLNLNYIAKAKIDQDLCIKCGRCHIACEDTSHQAITNMVDGVRKFEVMDDECVGCNLCVNVCPVENCITMEPMAAGSTDPRTGKTVDPNYANWTTHPNNPMAVQAAE; encoded by the coding sequence ATGGTTGATCTGAGATCCGATTTCGTTGGCATCAAGTCGCCAAACCCGTTCTGGCTGGCGTCTGCGCCGCCGACCGACAAGGAATACAACGTCGTCCGTGCCTACAAGGCCGGCTGGGGCGGCGTCGTCTGGAAAACACTTGGCGATGGCGACCCGATCGTCAACGTCAACGGCCCGCGCTACGGCGCCGTTCACGGCAGGGACCGGCAGCTCCTCGGCCTCAACAACATCGAGTTGATCACCGACCGGCCGCTTGAGGTCAACCTTCAGGAAATCAAGCGCGTCAAGCGCGACTGGAAGGACCGGGCGCTGGTCGTCTCGCTCATGGTGCCCTGCGAGGAAGCCAACTGGGTCGCGATCCTGAAACAGGTCGAGGACACGGAAGCCGACGGCGTCGAGCTCAATTTCGGCTGCCCGCACGGCATGAGCGAACGCGGCATGGGCTCCGCGGTCGGCCAGGTGCCGGAGTACATCGAGATGGTCACCCGCTGGTGCAAGAAGCACACGCGCATGCCGGTGATCGTCAAGCTGACGCCGAACATCACCGACATCCGCCGGCCCGCCCAGGCGGCCAAGGATGGCGGGGCGGACGCGGTATCCCTGATCAACACGATCAACTCCATCGTCTCCGTCGATCTGGACAACATGTGCCCGAGCCCGGTCATCGACGGCAAGGGCGCGCATGGCGGCTATTGCGGTCCTGCGGTGAAGCCGATCGCGCTCAACATGGTCGCCGAAATCGCCCGCGATCCGGCGCTGGCCGGCCTGCCGATCTCCGGCATCGGCGGCGTGACCACCTGGCGCGACGCGGCCGAGTTCATCTCCCTCGGCGCCGGCAACGTCCAGGTCTGCACGGCGGCGATGACCTATGGCTTCAAGGTCGTGGAAGACATGATCGAAGGCCTGAAGGACTGGATGGACACCGCCGGTTATTCCTCTGTCTCGGAAGTTGTCGGCCGCGCCGTGCCGAACTGCTCCGACTGGCAGCATCTCAATCTCAACTACATCGCCAAGGCGAAGATCGATCAGGATCTGTGCATCAAGTGCGGCCGGTGCCACATCGCTTGTGAGGACACCTCACACCAGGCGATCACCAACATGGTCGATGGGGTGCGCAAGTTCGAGGTGATGGACGACGAATGCGTCGGCTGTAACCTGTGCGTCAATGTCTGCCCGGTGGAGAACTGCATCACCATGGAACCCATGGCCGCCGGCAGCACCGACCCGCGCACGGGCAAGACCGTCGACCCGAACTACGCCAACTGGACGACCCATCCGAACAACCCGATGGCCGTTCAGGCAGCCGAATAA
- a CDS encoding NAD(P)-dependent oxidoreductase, with amino-acid sequence MTETTSAPDIAAGRLSKDALDKNFCDLHPLLDPHEAQVEADRCYFCYDAPCMNACPTSIDIPQFIRQISTGNPTGSAKTIFEQNILGGMCARVCPTETLCEQACVRNDAEGKPVKIGELQRYATDHFMASHEATPFTRGEPTGKKVAVVGAGPAGLSCAHRLAVHGHDVTLFDARPKLGGLNEYGIASYKSVDNFAAREVNFILSIGGISVETGKRLGDNLSLTALQADFDAVFLGIGLGGVNALGLDGEDKDGVLDAVDYITDLRQADDLSKLAVGRRIVVIGGGMTAVDIAVQTKLLGAEDVTIAYRRGQDRMNASEYEQHLAQTNGVKIITWVQPNALLGENGHVTGIALEKTEQAADGSLKGTGEIVALPADMVFKAVGQTLVQADLNGATPEISKGRIVVDDDRKTSLDKVWAGGDCILGGEDLTVAAVEDGKIAAEAIHRALSA; translated from the coding sequence ATGACCGAGACGACTTCCGCGCCGGACATCGCCGCAGGGCGACTGTCAAAGGACGCACTGGACAAGAATTTCTGCGACCTGCACCCGCTGCTCGACCCGCATGAAGCCCAGGTCGAGGCCGACCGTTGTTACTTCTGTTACGACGCGCCGTGCATGAACGCCTGCCCGACAAGCATCGATATCCCGCAATTCATCCGCCAGATCTCGACCGGCAATCCGACCGGATCGGCGAAGACGATCTTCGAGCAGAACATTCTGGGCGGCATGTGCGCCCGGGTCTGCCCGACCGAGACCCTGTGCGAACAGGCCTGCGTGCGCAATGACGCAGAAGGCAAGCCGGTGAAAATCGGCGAATTGCAGCGCTATGCCACCGACCACTTCATGGCTTCCCACGAGGCAACGCCGTTTACGCGGGGCGAACCCACGGGCAAGAAGGTGGCCGTCGTCGGCGCCGGCCCGGCCGGGCTCTCCTGCGCCCACCGGCTCGCCGTCCACGGCCATGACGTGACCCTGTTCGACGCCCGGCCGAAACTCGGCGGGCTCAACGAATACGGTATCGCTTCCTACAAGTCGGTCGACAATTTTGCTGCCCGCGAGGTCAATTTCATCCTGTCCATCGGCGGCATCAGCGTGGAGACCGGCAAACGCCTCGGCGACAATCTCAGCCTGACCGCGCTGCAGGCCGACTTCGACGCGGTCTTTCTCGGCATCGGCCTTGGCGGCGTGAACGCGCTTGGCCTTGACGGCGAGGACAAGGACGGCGTGCTCGACGCGGTCGACTACATCACCGACCTGCGCCAGGCCGATGATCTTTCCAAACTCGCTGTCGGACGCCGGATCGTCGTGATCGGGGGCGGCATGACTGCCGTCGACATCGCCGTCCAGACGAAGCTTCTGGGCGCCGAAGACGTCACCATCGCCTATCGCCGCGGCCAGGACCGGATGAACGCCAGCGAATACGAGCAGCATCTGGCCCAGACCAACGGGGTCAAGATCATAACCTGGGTCCAGCCGAACGCGCTTCTGGGCGAGAACGGTCATGTCACCGGGATCGCCCTGGAAAAGACCGAACAGGCAGCGGACGGGTCTTTGAAAGGCACAGGCGAGATCGTCGCCCTGCCGGCCGACATGGTCTTCAAGGCCGTCGGCCAGACGCTGGTTCAGGCCGACCTGAACGGTGCCACACCCGAGATCAGCAAGGGCCGGATCGTTGTCGACGACGACCGCAAGACGTCCCTGGACAAAGTCTGGGCCGGCGGCGACTGCATTCTCGGTGGCGAGGACCTGACAGTCGCAGCCGTGGAAGACGGCAAGATCGCCGCCGAAGCGATCCACCGCGCCCTTTCCGCTTAA